One genomic region from Leptolyngbyaceae cyanobacterium JSC-12 encodes:
- a CDS encoding hypothetical protein (IMG reference gene:2510096501~PFAM: Uncharacterized protein conserved in bacteria (DUF2064)), with the protein MFTQQQLIVFTRYPEPGKAKTRLIPALGESGAAALSRQMTEHTLAQVQMLQHQMSVAVEIRFAGGTTDLMQQWLGQEWMYTPQGDGELGDRLMRSFQNAFASGRHRAIVIGTDCPELDSSQLQAAFQALEMYPLVLGPANDGGYYLIGMNCFLPDLFVDIAWGTSTVLQQTLETAHKLQLAIAQLPMLSDVDYPDDLVVWFGCHTRRK; encoded by the coding sequence GTGTTTACACAGCAGCAACTGATTGTTTTCACCCGCTATCCTGAACCGGGAAAAGCCAAGACTCGTCTGATTCCAGCGCTAGGCGAGTCTGGTGCAGCGGCTTTGTCGCGCCAGATGACGGAACATACCTTAGCGCAAGTGCAGATGTTGCAGCATCAAATGTCTGTTGCAGTTGAGATTCGGTTTGCGGGAGGAACCACGGATCTCATGCAGCAATGGCTGGGGCAGGAATGGATGTACACGCCGCAGGGAGATGGGGAGTTGGGCGATCGCTTGATGCGGTCTTTTCAAAACGCCTTTGCCTCTGGCAGACACCGAGCGATCGTCATTGGCACCGACTGCCCAGAACTGGATAGCTCCCAATTACAAGCGGCGTTTCAAGCTCTGGAAATGTATCCATTAGTATTGGGTCCTGCCAACGACGGGGGCTATTACCTGATTGGGATGAACTGCTTCTTGCCAGACTTGTTTGTGGATATTGCCTGGGGGACTTCAACCGTATTGCAACAAACGCTAGAGACTGCTCACAAGTTGCAGCTCGCGATCGCTCAACTCCCTATGCTTTCTGATGTTGACTATCCTGACGATCTGGTTGTCTGGTTTGGTTGTCATACTAGGAGAAAGTAG